One stretch of Streptomyces sp. MMBL 11-1 DNA includes these proteins:
- a CDS encoding zf-HC2 domain-containing protein yields MSDGGRESEGGEEEVRGARRIPGPRGAADDLDLESVPLPPLPPAGPAAPDEAVPEQSVPEPSVPEPDPPEIPEAEPVAEAGPEPVAGHGPEPVAEPGNEPGAEQVAWHGPEPMAEHASEPASESASAHGSDPTAGPEPATPEPLEPLMTSAPRLPHRVLKALLGAWALSACSAEETAAVEDHLTACAPCADEALRLRDAVGLLHTDGSLDLDPTLRSRVIDGCLGRRPARIPVPEWAAPYDAETARLDALLRDIGDSEWHAPVRLRWFEEEREVSRRTTVAGVIAHLTAVDGLLSAALGLDDPLGDSAPLDPAERTETYWSSAHRPPTRAVREPWRAQSHELIRTASFAGRNVAETSVSYGAFALPLQDAVLDRAFECWVHGGDIADAVDYPYRAPSAAHLHRMIDLAARMLPAAVAGRRRAGLAGPAKDLVTAGAPGRSVHLEIEGHGGGDWYIALDSPAAVGSPDRAVAQVALDGVEFCRLVAGHISPVEAAAGQEGDREAIRDVLFATAALSRL; encoded by the coding sequence GTGAGCGACGGCGGACGCGAGAGCGAGGGAGGCGAGGAGGAGGTGCGCGGCGCCCGCCGGATACCTGGCCCGCGCGGGGCGGCGGACGACCTCGACCTGGAGTCCGTGCCGCTGCCTCCCCTGCCGCCGGCCGGACCGGCCGCCCCCGACGAGGCCGTCCCGGAACAGTCCGTACCGGAGCCGTCCGTACCGGAGCCGGATCCGCCGGAGATCCCGGAGGCCGAGCCCGTGGCCGAGGCGGGACCCGAGCCTGTGGCCGGGCACGGACCCGAGCCCGTGGCCGAGCCCGGAAACGAGCCTGGGGCCGAGCAGGTGGCCTGGCACGGACCTGAGCCCATGGCCGAGCACGCGTCCGAGCCCGCGTCCGAGTCCGCGTCCGCGCACGGTTCCGATCCGACGGCCGGACCCGAACCGGCCACCCCTGAGCCGCTTGAGCCGCTCATGACCTCCGCCCCGCGTCTCCCCCACCGGGTTCTCAAGGCCCTCCTCGGCGCCTGGGCCCTGTCCGCCTGTTCGGCCGAGGAGACCGCCGCCGTGGAGGACCACCTCACCGCGTGCGCCCCGTGCGCGGACGAGGCCCTGCGGCTGCGGGACGCTGTGGGGCTGCTGCACACCGACGGCTCCCTCGACCTCGATCCGACGCTGCGGTCCCGGGTGATCGACGGCTGCCTGGGCCGGCGCCCGGCCCGGATACCGGTGCCGGAGTGGGCCGCCCCGTACGACGCCGAGACCGCCCGGCTCGACGCGCTGCTCCGCGACATCGGGGACTCCGAATGGCACGCGCCGGTGCGGCTGCGGTGGTTCGAGGAGGAGCGCGAGGTCAGCCGCAGGACCACGGTCGCCGGCGTGATCGCCCATCTGACGGCGGTCGACGGACTGCTGTCCGCCGCGCTCGGCCTCGACGACCCGCTCGGCGACAGTGCGCCGCTGGACCCCGCCGAACGCACCGAGACGTACTGGTCGTCGGCGCACCGGCCGCCCACCCGGGCCGTCCGCGAGCCCTGGCGGGCCCAGAGCCACGAGCTGATCCGTACGGCGTCCTTCGCCGGGCGGAACGTCGCCGAGACCTCCGTCTCCTACGGGGCCTTCGCCCTGCCGCTCCAGGACGCGGTTCTGGACCGCGCCTTCGAGTGCTGGGTGCACGGCGGGGACATCGCCGACGCCGTCGACTACCCGTACCGGGCCCCGTCCGCGGCCCATCTGCACCGGATGATCGACCTGGCGGCCCGGATGCTTCCGGCCGCCGTGGCGGGACGCCGCCGCGCCGGACTGGCCGGACCGGCGAAGGACCTCGTCACGGCTGGTGCGCCGGGCCGCTCGGTCCATCTGGAGATCGAGGGCCACGGTGGAGGCGACTGGTACATCGCGCTGGACTCCCCGGCCGCCGTCGGCTCGCCCGACCGCGCGGTGGCGCAGGTCGCCCTGGACGGGGTCGAGTTCTGCCGGCTCGTCGCGGGCCACATCTCGCCGGTGGAAGCGGCCGCCGGCCAGGAGGGCGACCGCGAGGCCATCCGCGACGTGCTGTTCGCGACGGCCGCGCTCAGCCGGCTTTAG
- a CDS encoding MFS transporter: MEKPTERASIPDAARDTRTTATPTSNPLPALPPLDPGGPGGPAGTGRGAEASSGPAPGPARLWNRNFRCFFVARTVALFGDGMIPVALTAGLLGAGRPASSVGFALAAWMGPLAVFVLFGGVLADRFTPRRMMIVADALRLIGASVLAVTFATGNPPLWAVYVLSSVAGVGAALFQPGVASTVPRVSSDVQRANAVLRVAEALMTMAGPAFAGALVGLASAGAVYAANAATFAVSGACLFLMRLAPAPHDDAARGTFAAELIGGWREFRARSWLWGVIAVWTVYGFAVLGPMLPLTAVLVTEAHGSGAYGMLMAVNGAGSVVGGLLALRLRPSHPLAAGAAALPLMAVSLLVLALGMPVPVLAAGQLLAGGSAAFWLVMWSTTVQTHVPPEALNRLHAYDVAGSLLMVAAGRALAGPVAEAVGAPELLVAAAVVNLGVVAVLLVSRPIRQLKRIGFV; this comes from the coding sequence ATGGAGAAGCCGACGGAGCGCGCGTCCATACCCGATGCCGCGCGCGACACCCGAACGACCGCCACCCCGACGTCGAACCCGCTCCCGGCCCTGCCCCCGCTCGATCCCGGCGGACCGGGCGGCCCCGCCGGAACGGGTCGGGGCGCAGAGGCCTCCTCCGGCCCTGCCCCCGGCCCCGCGCGGCTCTGGAACCGTAACTTCCGCTGCTTCTTCGTGGCCCGTACGGTCGCGCTCTTCGGCGACGGCATGATCCCGGTGGCCCTGACCGCCGGGCTGCTGGGTGCGGGGCGGCCCGCGTCCTCGGTCGGCTTCGCGCTCGCCGCCTGGATGGGACCGCTGGCGGTGTTCGTCCTGTTCGGCGGGGTGCTCGCCGACCGGTTCACCCCGCGCCGCATGATGATCGTCGCCGACGCCCTGCGGCTGATCGGCGCCTCCGTGCTGGCCGTGACCTTCGCGACGGGCAATCCGCCGCTGTGGGCGGTGTACGTCCTCAGCTCCGTGGCCGGCGTCGGCGCGGCGCTCTTCCAGCCCGGGGTCGCCTCGACCGTGCCGCGCGTCTCCTCGGACGTCCAGCGCGCCAACGCCGTCCTGCGGGTCGCCGAGGCGCTGATGACCATGGCCGGGCCCGCCTTCGCCGGGGCCCTCGTCGGCCTCGCCAGCGCAGGCGCCGTCTACGCGGCGAACGCGGCGACCTTCGCGGTCTCCGGGGCCTGCCTCTTCCTGATGCGGCTGGCCCCGGCCCCGCACGACGACGCGGCACGCGGCACCTTCGCCGCCGAACTGATCGGCGGGTGGCGGGAGTTCCGGGCCCGGTCCTGGCTGTGGGGCGTGATCGCGGTCTGGACGGTGTACGGCTTCGCGGTCCTCGGCCCGATGCTCCCGCTGACCGCTGTCCTGGTCACCGAGGCGCACGGCTCGGGGGCGTACGGGATGCTGATGGCGGTGAACGGGGCGGGCAGCGTCGTGGGCGGTCTTCTGGCCCTGCGGCTGCGCCCGTCGCATCCGCTGGCCGCGGGGGCGGCGGCGCTGCCGCTGATGGCGGTGAGCCTGCTGGTGCTGGCGCTCGGGATGCCCGTGCCGGTGCTGGCGGCGGGACAGCTGCTGGCGGGCGGATCGGCCGCGTTCTGGCTGGTGATGTGGTCCACGACGGTCCAGACGCACGTTCCGCCGGAGGCCCTGAACCGGCTGCACGCCTACGATGTGGCGGGCTCGCTCCTGATGGTCGCGGCGGGCCGCGCCCTGGCGGGCCCGGTGGCCGAGGCGGTCGGGGCGCCGGAGCTGCTGGTGGCGGCGGCCGTGGTCAACCTGGGGGTGGTGGCGGTGCTGTTGGTGTCCCGGCCGATTCGGCAGCTCAAGAGGATCGGGTTCGTATGA
- a CDS encoding AraC family transcriptional regulator: MDVFDELLRGVRGSGAVFGRSVLRAPWSVRFTDGAYLTLCLPMRGGGWIVPEGGEPLRVEVGESAIVRGPAPFVFTDDPANGTGTGLAGGAREVAGAMAPAGAPAPEAGPGSGFPTVLLAATYDVRAQVPQRLLRALPPALVVPDEQDCAPMRDYLEGQIGGGRPGEQIVLDRLLDWLLVCTLRDWFDRPEADPPGWYGALGDQVAGPALRAMHEDPAHPWTTAELAVRAGVSRTTLAKRFTELVGEGPVAYLTAWRMTLAADLLTRPELTVAAVARRVGYADAFGFSAAFKRLRGESPTAFRRAASAADTVETAAPAG; this comes from the coding sequence ATGGACGTGTTCGACGAGCTGTTGCGGGGCGTGCGGGGCAGTGGCGCGGTGTTCGGCCGTTCGGTGCTGCGCGCGCCGTGGTCGGTGCGGTTCACCGACGGGGCGTATCTGACGCTGTGCCTGCCGATGCGGGGCGGGGGGTGGATCGTGCCGGAGGGCGGCGAGCCCCTGCGGGTGGAGGTCGGCGAGTCGGCGATCGTCCGCGGCCCGGCCCCGTTCGTCTTCACCGACGACCCGGCGAACGGTACGGGGACGGGCCTCGCCGGCGGCGCACGGGAGGTGGCCGGGGCCATGGCCCCGGCCGGCGCCCCCGCGCCGGAAGCCGGGCCCGGGTCCGGCTTCCCCACCGTGCTGCTGGCCGCCACCTATGACGTGCGGGCGCAGGTGCCGCAGCGGCTCCTGCGGGCGCTCCCGCCCGCCCTCGTGGTGCCCGACGAGCAGGACTGCGCGCCGATGCGCGACTATCTGGAGGGACAGATCGGCGGCGGGCGGCCGGGCGAACAGATCGTGCTCGACCGGCTGTTGGACTGGCTGCTGGTGTGCACGCTGCGCGACTGGTTCGACCGGCCCGAGGCGGATCCGCCGGGGTGGTACGGGGCGCTCGGCGACCAGGTGGCGGGGCCGGCCCTGCGGGCGATGCACGAGGACCCGGCGCATCCCTGGACGACGGCGGAACTGGCGGTCCGGGCGGGTGTCTCCCGGACGACCCTGGCGAAGCGGTTCACCGAGCTGGTCGGGGAAGGCCCGGTGGCCTACCTGACCGCATGGCGGATGACGCTCGCGGCCGACCTGCTAACCCGCCCGGAGCTGACGGTGGCGGCCGTGGCCCGGCGGGTCGGCTACGCGGACGCGTTCGGTTTCAGCGCGGCGTTCAAGCGGCTGCGCGGCGAGAGCCCGACCGCGTTCCGGCGCGCGGCTTCGGCCGCCGACACCGTGGAGACGGCCGCCCCGGCGGGGTGA
- a CDS encoding EF-hand domain-containing protein, whose product MDSAEYERKIAHRFAAFDQDGNGYIDRADFNAAAARLLAEFGTTARCDKGQALYTGAEAFWQGMAGIADVDGDQRVTREEFVGGAVKRLRDNPGRFAEIARPFLRAAIAVADSGNDGRAAVADVERALRVLGARAEIASTGARSLDTDQDGLVAESDVVAAFAVYFTVIEPDA is encoded by the coding sequence ATGGACAGCGCAGAGTACGAGCGAAAGATCGCGCACCGCTTCGCCGCCTTCGACCAGGACGGCAACGGCTACATCGACCGTGCCGATTTCAACGCAGCGGCGGCCCGTCTGCTCGCCGAGTTCGGTACGACGGCCCGCTGCGACAAGGGGCAGGCGCTCTACACCGGTGCCGAGGCCTTCTGGCAGGGCATGGCGGGGATCGCCGATGTGGACGGGGACCAGCGGGTCACCCGTGAGGAGTTCGTGGGCGGGGCGGTGAAGCGGCTCCGGGACAATCCCGGGCGGTTCGCCGAGATCGCCCGGCCGTTCCTGCGGGCGGCCATCGCGGTCGCGGACAGCGGGAACGACGGCAGGGCGGCGGTGGCGGACGTGGAGCGGGCGCTCCGGGTCCTCGGTGCCCGGGCCGAGATCGCGAGCACCGGCGCCCGGAGCCTGGACACGGACCAGGACGGGCTGGTGGCGGAGAGCGATGTGGTGGCGGCGTTCGCCGTGTACTTCACGGTGATCGAGCCCGACGCGTAG
- a CDS encoding VOC family protein, producing the protein MGKAKNLQTGHVGLNVTDLERSAAFYREVFDFEVLAEGKDADRRWIFLGRDSRLMVTLWQQSEGAFATALPGLHHLSFQVDSVEEVRATEEVLRGLGVEFAHEGVVPHGESGTSGGIFFTDPDGIRLEIYAPTGADPADAPVAGAPTCGFF; encoded by the coding sequence ATGGGCAAGGCGAAGAACCTGCAGACCGGCCACGTCGGCCTCAACGTCACCGACCTGGAGCGCTCGGCCGCCTTCTACCGCGAGGTCTTCGACTTCGAGGTGCTGGCCGAGGGCAAGGACGCCGATCGCCGCTGGATCTTCCTGGGGCGCGACTCCCGGCTGATGGTGACCCTGTGGCAACAGAGCGAAGGCGCCTTCGCGACGGCCCTCCCCGGCCTCCACCACCTCTCCTTCCAGGTGGACTCCGTCGAGGAGGTCCGGGCCACCGAAGAGGTCCTGCGCGGGCTGGGCGTGGAGTTCGCCCACGAGGGCGTCGTACCGCACGGCGAGAGCGGCACATCGGGCGGCATCTTCTTCACCGACCCCGACGGCATCCGCCTGGAGATTTACGCGCCGACCGGGGCCGACCCGGCGGACGCCCCTGTCGCCGGCGCTCCCACCTGCGGCTTCTTCTAG
- a CDS encoding ribosomal maturation YjgA family protein, whose protein sequence is MARASMARASMARAVAAVAAVVTVAAGLAVRAGADGAFAKYAGSALYTVLLCTLVAFCAPRARPAVVASMALGLSWAVEFAQLTGVPAELSAQSTAARLVLGSTFNAPDLLWYAVGAAAAWSVHTGVRRLAPC, encoded by the coding sequence ATGGCCCGCGCGTCCATGGCCCGTGCGTCCATGGCCCGTGCGGTCGCGGCGGTGGCGGCTGTGGTCACCGTCGCCGCGGGCCTCGCCGTGCGCGCCGGGGCGGACGGCGCGTTCGCGAAGTACGCGGGGAGTGCGCTCTACACGGTGCTGCTCTGCACCCTCGTCGCCTTCTGCGCGCCCCGCGCACGCCCGGCGGTTGTGGCCTCCATGGCGCTCGGCCTGAGCTGGGCGGTGGAGTTCGCGCAACTCACCGGCGTACCGGCGGAGCTGTCGGCGCAGAGCACGGCGGCCCGGCTGGTGCTCGGCTCGACCTTCAACGCACCGGACCTGCTCTGGTACGCGGTGGGCGCGGCGGCGGCCTGGTCCGTCCACACGGGAGTCCGGCGGCTCGCTCCGTGTTGA
- a CDS encoding RNA polymerase sigma factor, with protein MAKETAPRWDRRMQQRLARGEAAALGELYDRFAALVHSQAHLMLDDEDAADLVTREVFAQVWENPEAYDPKQGSMRSWVARLTHRQSVQRLRRAAASSYAAEHGEGAAPDPEELERRVRSATAAARADYIVSSMPAPLRQALELAYIHRRDYRQTAADLGVTEDEARRRLRLGLQLLSTANAHPLEGASPPGYGRVR; from the coding sequence ATGGCGAAGGAGACAGCACCCCGCTGGGACCGCAGGATGCAGCAGAGGCTGGCCCGCGGCGAGGCGGCGGCGCTCGGCGAGCTCTACGACCGGTTCGCGGCCCTCGTCCACAGCCAGGCGCACCTGATGCTCGACGACGAGGACGCCGCCGACCTGGTGACCCGCGAGGTCTTCGCCCAGGTCTGGGAGAACCCCGAGGCGTACGACCCGAAGCAGGGTTCGATGCGCTCCTGGGTGGCCCGCCTCACCCACCGCCAGTCCGTCCAGCGGCTGCGCCGCGCGGCGGCCTCCTCGTACGCGGCGGAGCACGGCGAGGGCGCGGCGCCCGACCCGGAGGAGCTGGAGCGGCGGGTGCGCAGTGCCACGGCCGCCGCCCGCGCGGACTACATCGTCTCCTCGATGCCCGCGCCGCTGCGGCAGGCCCTGGAGCTGGCGTACATCCATCGCCGGGACTACCGGCAGACCGCCGCCGACCTCGGGGTCACCGAGGACGAGGCGCGCCGGCGGCTCCGGCTGGGGCTCCAGCTGCTCTCCACGGCGAACGCACACCCGCTCGAAGGGGCCTCGCCACCCGGTTACGGACGGGTCCGGTGA
- a CDS encoding SCO4402 family protein gives MGGMPLTDMPWWRWRTNVRSALHMLSDPAFHHECWLAGREGYGDVTDAVYRLVEDTWLDNWSAEKYVGTIFRDSAEAAAVDAAALRVLRIMHQVGADAPVSAYLEHHGWPEAVHAAREAHVMLATNDAEDPDIPPRSLDVIRIMTRTA, from the coding sequence ATGGGCGGCATGCCGCTCACTGACATGCCGTGGTGGCGCTGGCGCACCAACGTGCGCTCGGCGCTGCACATGCTCTCCGACCCCGCCTTCCACCACGAGTGCTGGCTCGCCGGCCGGGAAGGGTACGGGGACGTCACCGACGCCGTGTACCGCCTGGTCGAGGACACCTGGCTCGACAACTGGTCCGCCGAGAAGTACGTCGGCACCATATTCAGGGACTCCGCCGAGGCCGCCGCCGTGGACGCCGCCGCCCTGCGGGTGCTGCGGATCATGCACCAGGTCGGCGCGGACGCCCCCGTCTCCGCCTATCTGGAGCACCACGGATGGCCCGAGGCCGTCCACGCGGCCCGCGAGGCCCATGTGATGCTCGCCACCAACGACGCGGAGGATCCGGACATACCGCCGCGCTCGCTGGACGTCATCCGCATCATGACCAGGACCGCCTGA
- a CDS encoding CGNR zinc finger domain-containing protein, translated as MSHPPGADPRPLTGEPLALDLLNTRWIDGSGPHDLLDSVAGLGVWLNSPAVRGHLDPTPAADPATRDRLLLARTALDTLVASAARQDPATPESADRLNEVLSHGRIRRTLGPDGAPMSVVEMDDPSWAPAWYAAENWLRLVADRPDRIRPCANHACILHFYDVSKNGTRRWCSMAGCGNRAKAQRHYARRSGA; from the coding sequence GTGTCGCATCCCCCCGGCGCGGACCCCCGGCCACTGACCGGCGAGCCGCTCGCTCTCGACCTGCTCAACACCCGCTGGATCGACGGGAGTGGCCCGCACGACCTGCTGGACTCCGTGGCCGGCCTGGGCGTCTGGCTGAACAGCCCGGCGGTGCGGGGCCACCTCGACCCCACCCCGGCCGCCGACCCCGCCACACGGGACCGGCTCCTCCTCGCCCGGACGGCGCTCGACACCCTGGTCGCCTCGGCCGCCCGTCAGGATCCGGCCACCCCCGAGAGCGCCGACCGGCTGAACGAGGTCCTCTCACACGGGCGCATCCGCCGCACCCTGGGCCCCGACGGGGCGCCGATGTCGGTGGTGGAGATGGACGACCCGTCCTGGGCCCCCGCCTGGTACGCGGCGGAGAACTGGCTGCGGCTGGTCGCGGACCGGCCCGACCGCATCCGCCCCTGCGCGAACCACGCCTGCATCCTGCACTTCTACGACGTCTCCAAGAACGGGACGCGTCGATGGTGTTCCATGGCGGGCTGCGGCAACCGCGCGAAGGCACAGCGCCATTACGCCCGGCGCTCCGGAGCCTGA
- a CDS encoding STAS domain-containing protein: MTLKVDEAEQGAWTVLRMSGELDLVTSPVVRQSVHEAVAEGQHDVVLDLSEVFFCDSSGVGVLIASRRLMKSCGGRLRLILPARGAEDGSHVNKVLGALGVRRLFDVYPDARSATDEECSPLSA, from the coding sequence GTGACGCTGAAGGTGGACGAGGCGGAGCAGGGCGCCTGGACCGTGCTGCGCATGAGCGGCGAACTCGATCTGGTGACCTCGCCCGTCGTGCGCCAGTCCGTCCACGAGGCGGTGGCGGAGGGGCAGCACGATGTGGTGCTCGATCTGTCCGAGGTGTTCTTCTGCGACTCCAGCGGTGTCGGCGTGCTGATCGCCTCGCGTCGGCTGATGAAGTCCTGCGGCGGCCGGCTGCGGCTGATTCTCCCGGCCCGGGGCGCGGAGGACGGTTCGCACGTCAACAAGGTGCTCGGGGCGCTCGGGGTGCGCCGTCTGTTCGACGTCTACCCGGACGCGCGGTCCGCGACCGACGAGGAGTGCAGTCCGCTGAGCGCCTGA
- a CDS encoding pyridoxamine 5'-phosphate oxidase family protein yields the protein MSAYHRGEVAAQERAGLTRRAESAGRAIRSDIPEVAADFLVRQPFLVVGGADERGRIWATQLTGAPGFLSVPAPDTLIIGALPSPDDPLAGPLSGAGAGGAAPARIGMIGIEPATRRRMRMNGRAVRHGDGLRVALDQAIANCPKYIQVRRHHRIVPGEETGQRPAVVDGDALSPAQQEALRTADTFFVATASDRGDADASHRGGNPGFVQVLTPRLLRWPDYAGNGMFLTLGNLELNPAAGLLVPGWDTGASLHLTGFARTVWDGDAVARIPGAERLVEFEVTAVREIAAASPLRWSEPAFHRFNPPVAR from the coding sequence ATGAGCGCATATCACCGGGGCGAGGTCGCCGCGCAGGAGCGGGCGGGGCTCACCCGGCGGGCGGAGAGTGCGGGGCGGGCCATCCGCTCCGACATCCCCGAGGTGGCGGCGGACTTCCTCGTCCGGCAGCCCTTCCTGGTGGTGGGCGGCGCGGACGAGCGGGGGCGGATCTGGGCGACGCAGCTCACCGGCGCACCGGGGTTCCTGAGCGTGCCCGCGCCGGACACCCTGATCATCGGGGCACTGCCGTCGCCCGACGACCCGCTGGCCGGTCCGCTGTCCGGCGCCGGCGCGGGTGGGGCCGCCCCCGCACGCATCGGCATGATCGGCATCGAACCGGCCACCCGGCGCCGGATGCGGATGAACGGCCGGGCGGTCCGTCACGGGGACGGGCTCCGCGTCGCCCTCGACCAGGCCATCGCGAACTGCCCCAAGTACATCCAGGTGCGACGGCACCACCGCATCGTTCCGGGCGAGGAGACCGGGCAGCGGCCCGCGGTCGTGGACGGCGACGCCCTGAGCCCGGCGCAGCAGGAGGCGCTGCGGACCGCCGACACCTTCTTCGTCGCCACCGCGTCCGACCGGGGCGACGCCGACGCCTCGCACCGGGGTGGCAACCCGGGCTTCGTCCAGGTGCTCACACCCCGGCTGCTGCGCTGGCCCGACTATGCGGGCAACGGCATGTTCCTGACCCTGGGCAACCTCGAACTCAACCCGGCCGCCGGCCTGCTCGTGCCCGGCTGGGACACCGGGGCCTCCCTCCACCTGACCGGCTTCGCCCGCACGGTCTGGGACGGGGACGCGGTGGCGCGGATCCCGGGGGCGGAGCGCCTCGTGGAGTTCGAGGTCACCGCCGTGCGGGAGATCGCCGCCGCCTCCCCGCTGCGCTGGTCGGAACCCGCCTTCCACCGCTTCAACCCACCGGTGGCCCGCTGA
- the purU gene encoding formyltetrahydrofolate deformylase — protein MTAPQPALSAASDAAATEQYVLTLSCPDKQGIVHAVSSYLFMTGCNIEDSQQFGDHDTGLFFMRVHFSADATVTVDKLRASFAAIGEAFRMEWQIHRPAERMRVVLMVSKFGHCLNDLLFRSRTGALPVEIAAVVSNHTDFAELVASYGIPFRHLPVTKDNKPEAEARLLELVREEDVELVVLARYMQVLSDDLCKQLSGRIINIHHSFLPSFKGAKPYHQAHARGVKLIGATAHYVTADLDEGPIIEQEVERVGHDATPDQLVAIGRDVECRALARAVKWHAERRILLNGRRTVIFA, from the coding sequence ATGACCGCGCCGCAGCCCGCCCTCTCCGCCGCCTCGGACGCCGCCGCGACCGAGCAGTACGTCCTCACGCTCTCCTGCCCCGACAAACAGGGCATCGTGCACGCCGTGTCGAGCTATCTCTTCATGACCGGCTGCAACATCGAGGACAGCCAGCAGTTCGGGGACCACGACACGGGCCTGTTCTTCATGCGCGTCCACTTCTCGGCGGACGCCACCGTGACGGTGGACAAGCTGCGCGCCAGCTTCGCCGCGATCGGTGAGGCCTTCCGGATGGAGTGGCAGATCCACCGGCCCGCGGAGCGCATGCGGGTCGTGCTGATGGTCAGCAAGTTCGGCCACTGCCTCAACGACCTGCTGTTCCGCTCCCGCACCGGGGCGCTGCCGGTCGAGATCGCCGCCGTCGTCTCCAACCACACGGACTTCGCCGAGCTCGTCGCCTCGTACGGCATCCCCTTCCGGCACCTCCCGGTGACGAAGGACAACAAGCCGGAGGCCGAGGCGCGGCTGCTGGAGCTGGTCCGCGAGGAGGACGTCGAGCTGGTCGTCCTGGCCCGCTACATGCAGGTCCTCTCCGACGACCTGTGCAAGCAGCTGAGCGGCCGGATCATCAACATCCACCACTCGTTCCTGCCGAGCTTCAAGGGCGCCAAGCCCTACCACCAGGCGCACGCGCGCGGGGTGAAGCTGATCGGCGCGACCGCGCACTACGTCACCGCCGACCTCGACGAGGGCCCGATCATCGAGCAGGAGGTCGAGCGCGTCGGTCACGACGCGACGCCGGACCAGCTGGTCGCCATCGGCCGGGACGTGGAGTGCCGGGCGCTGGCGCGGGCGGTGAAGTGGCACGCGGAGCGGCGCATCCTGCTCAACGGCCGCCGTACGGTGATCTTCGCGTAG
- a CDS encoding ATP-binding protein, translated as MQVLQVQLEVGPDPAEVGRARRWARSRLVGSGIGDDEPLAETLILLISELVTNAVVHTGCPAVLRMLFGGAGASGAAGTVRVEVADASDRPPLQRHAEGDDTGGRGLELVDGLADRWGWLPEGGGKQIWCEVDRCAPVRLPETPSAAGRGGEGCEPPSCLFTNLT; from the coding sequence GTGCAGGTGCTTCAGGTTCAGCTGGAGGTCGGTCCGGATCCCGCGGAGGTGGGGCGGGCCCGTAGGTGGGCGCGGTCGCGCCTGGTCGGTTCCGGGATAGGGGATGACGAGCCGCTCGCCGAGACGCTCATCCTGCTGATCTCGGAGCTGGTCACCAACGCCGTCGTCCACACGGGCTGTCCCGCCGTGCTGCGGATGCTCTTCGGCGGGGCCGGGGCGTCCGGCGCGGCCGGGACCGTCCGGGTCGAGGTCGCGGACGCCAGCGACCGCCCGCCGCTCCAGCGGCACGCGGAGGGCGACGACACGGGCGGCAGGGGCCTGGAGCTGGTGGACGGCCTCGCGGACCGCTGGGGCTGGCTGCCGGAGGGCGGCGGGAAGCAGATCTGGTGCGAGGTCGACCGGTGCGCCCCGGTGCGGCTCCCGGAGACGCCCTCGGCCGCCGGCCGGGGCGGCGAGGGGTGCGAACCGCCCTCCTGCCTCTTCACCAACCTGACCTGA
- a CDS encoding NAD(P)H-binding protein translates to MNRTDTTSAQEPVLVIGGTGKTGRRVVARLRERGVETRAASRTGDTPFDWADPTTWAAALDGAAAVYITPLDASPSPTPAFVEQAVASGVRRLVLLSARGVDVPGFFGPGYENGGPHGEGERAVRASGVTWTILRPGWFAQNFSEGVLLDGVRGGELALPTGDGRAAFVDADDIADVAVAALTEDGHAGQEYGLSGPRALGIDDVLDEIAKETGKRAAYVRVDTDAFRAGLVAQGFPDEEAGLWTDALYPIITSGEAPVLDGVRRALGREPRDFAVFVRDAAARGVWG, encoded by the coding sequence ATGAATCGGACAGACACGACCTCCGCGCAGGAACCCGTACTCGTGATCGGCGGCACCGGCAAGACCGGCCGCCGGGTGGTGGCCCGGCTCCGTGAGCGGGGAGTGGAGACCCGGGCGGCCTCGCGGACCGGCGACACCCCGTTCGACTGGGCGGACCCCACCACCTGGGCGGCCGCCCTGGACGGGGCCGCCGCCGTCTACATCACCCCGCTCGACGCCTCCCCCTCTCCTACACCCGCCTTCGTCGAACAGGCCGTCGCGAGCGGGGTGCGGCGGCTGGTGCTGCTTTCGGCCCGGGGCGTGGACGTGCCCGGCTTCTTCGGCCCCGGGTACGAGAACGGCGGCCCGCACGGCGAGGGCGAGCGGGCCGTACGCGCCTCCGGGGTGACCTGGACGATCCTGCGGCCCGGCTGGTTCGCCCAGAACTTCAGCGAGGGCGTCCTCCTCGACGGCGTACGCGGCGGCGAACTGGCCCTGCCGACCGGGGACGGGAGGGCCGCGTTCGTGGATGCCGACGACATCGCGGACGTCGCCGTCGCCGCGCTCACCGAGGACGGTCACGCGGGCCAGGAGTACGGGCTGTCGGGCCCGCGCGCGCTCGGCATCGACGATGTCCTGGACGAGATCGCGAAGGAGACCGGGAAGCGCGCCGCGTACGTCCGCGTCGACACGGACGCCTTCCGTGCCGGGCTCGTCGCCCAGGGCTTCCCGGACGAGGAGGCCGGCCTCTGGACCGACGCGCTGTACCCGATCATCACGAGCGGGGAGGCGCCCGTCCTGGACGGGGTGCGGCGGGCGCTCGGCCGGGAGCCGCGCGACTTCGCCGTGTTCGTCCGGGACGCGGCGGCACGGGGCGTCTGGGGCTGA